In Daucus carota subsp. sativus chromosome 4, DH1 v3.0, whole genome shotgun sequence, one DNA window encodes the following:
- the LOC108218193 gene encoding transmembrane emp24 domain-containing protein p24delta3-like has product MKSDGYILMLNLVMMVVLVKKSEGVWLSLHAVGSKCVSEEIHGNVVCLGDYMVEDPQGSHPTISVRVSSPYGTTIHSRENVTHGQFAFTTSEAGLYLTCFWTNHPGELSVNLDWRIGIAAKDWDLIAKREKIEGVELELRKLEAAVEAIHENIFDLKRRESEMRIVNEVTNSRVAWYSFMSLSVCIVVSALQITHLKRFFQKKKLI; this is encoded by the exons ATGAAAAGCGATGGTTACATTTTGATGTTAAATTTGGTGATGATGGTCGTTTTGGTTAAGAAGAGTGAAGGGGTGTGGCTGAGCTTACATGCGGTTGGAAGCAAGTGTGTTTCCGAGGAAATTCATGGCAACGTTGTTTGTTTAGGCGATTACATGGTTGAGGATCCTCAGGGTTCCCATCCTACTATCTCTGTCCGG GTTTCATCACCTTACGGGACCACTATTCACAGCAGAGAGAATGTGACACATGGTCAATTTGCATTTACCACAAGCGAGGCTGGTCTATACCTCACATGTTTCTGGACAAATCACCCCGGAGAGTTAAGTGTCAACTTGGACTGGAGAATTGGAATAGCTGCAAAGGATTGGGACTTGATTGCCAAAAGAGAAAAGATTGAG GGTGTTGAACTTGAATTGAGAAAGCTTGAAGCAGCAGTGGAGGCCAtccatgaaaatatatttgactTGAAACGCAG AGAGTCTGAGATGAGAATAGTGAACGAAGTCACAAATTCTAGAGTAGCATGGTACAGTTTCATGTCCTTGAGTGTGTGCATTGTGGTTTCTGCATTACAGATAACACACTTGAAGCGTTTTTTTCAAAAGAAGAAGCTAATCTAG